DNA from Salvelinus namaycush isolate Seneca chromosome 6, SaNama_1.0, whole genome shotgun sequence:
CCACCTCTATTGTCGACCAAAACCTTTTTGTTCCTTTGGCACCTTTGGAAAGAGATGACATTATGAATGACtacattaaataaaggttgagtacaatacagtatgtgttcatctctgtattaactctaccAGGTTGCAGCTGTATCTGCAGAGAGTGTTGAGGTTAAACTAACAATCCCAACTAAATAACTACATAGagaaggatgtgagagaagaatgtGCAATGCTGACATCAAGGCAGAGTCAATCTGTATGAAATCTAAGCCCATCAAAAGGTTTGCAATGTAATCCTTCTAATAAAAGCAATACTTATTAAATTAAGTTCCCTCACCCAGGAAAAACAATGTAAAGTGTGGTAATCcttctgtgttatcatctatcctgacacactagttcagatctaacgtcttgacttgtgtccaatccaaacTGAACCGTTCTGTGCTGGCATGGTTGGAAATACACTAACTGATGAAAACAGGATTGATCTGGACCAGCACAGTACCATAAGCTGACACTACAGAGTGAAAACGCACTGACTGAAGGCAGCAGGAAACATGCTTACTGTGTGAGCCTCTcctttgtcccagctttcccttggtcattggctgtttggcccgaatcgctgacatctctcctggaaaacatcagtgGAAATCATGTCAGTTTCACCCAATCCAACCTATCAACCAATCCATAAGCGATAACTGTTGGAAAAACTCAAAATGCAGGTTTATAACAGCTGTGCCATTCAAGCCTATTGAATATGGTATGAGAGGGACGGCTACAGCCACCCAAACCCTACAGATACAGCCATGTATTGAGAGGGGAAAGCACAATACCATGCTGAAATGAAGGCAGACTCCATCCTAACCTTTTTCACACCACTGTACAATCCAAACTGAACCGTTCTGTGCTGGCATGGTTGGAAATACACTAACTGATGAAGACAAAACAGATCTGGACCAGCACAGTACGGCCAGAATACTTATggcaccgacagagatggtcgcctcgcttcgcgttcttaggaaactatgcagtattttgttttttaatgtgttatttcttacattgataccccaggaaatcttaagttttattacatacagccgggaagaactactggatataagagcaacgtcaactacCAACATTAagtccaggaatatgactttcccaaagcggatcctctgtttcgACTATCACCCAGGGCAATGCATCAGATCCCAGTaggtgacccaaaacaacggcgccacaGATGGCAGATGgcgcggtcttctggtcaggctctgtagacgggcacatcgcccacatctcacgagtatactactcgccaatgtccaatctcttgacatcaaggtagacgaaattcgagcaagggttgccttccagagagacatcagagatagtaacattctctgtttcacggaaacatggctcactcgggatacgttatcagagtacGTAGAgtcacccggtttcttcacgcatctcagaaacaaacatctctctggtaagaagaagggcgggggtgtatgccttatgattaacaattcggggtgtgatcataacaacatacaggaaactcaagtccttttactcacctgacctagaattcctcacaatcaaatgccggccgcattatctacctagagaaatctcttcgattataatcacagccgtgtatatcccccccaagaagATACCtcaacggccctgaaagaacttcattggactctatgtaaactggaaaccacatatcctgaggctgcttttattgtagatggggattttagcgaggctaatctgaaaacaagctccctaaattttatcagcatatggAATGCGTGACCCGGGCTGGCATGATTCTGgttcattgctactctaacttctgcgacgtatacaaagccctccctcgccctcctttcgcaaatctgaccacgactccattttgttgctcccagcctatagacagaaactaaaacaggaaacgcctgtgctcaggtctgttcaacgctggtccgaccaatctgattccacgtttcaagattgcttcggtcacgtggactgggatcgAGTTTATTTGAaagtgcatcagtgatgttgtacccacggtgactattaaaaccttccccaaccagaaaccgtggattgatggcagcattcgcgcaaaacttgaaagcgcgaaccactgcttttaatcatggcaaggcgaccggaaacatgaccgaacacaaacagtgtagctattccctaggcaaggcaatcaaacaagctaagcgtcagtatagagacagagtagagtcgcaattcaacggctcagacacaagacgtatgtggcagggtctacagtcaatcacggattacaaaaagaaaaccagccccgttgcggacaccgatgtcttgctcccagacaaactaaacaacttctttgcttgctttgaggacaatacagtgccactgacacggcccgctaccaaaacctgcgggctctccttcactgcagccaacgtgagtaaaacatttaaacgtgttaaccctcacaaggctgctggcccagacggcattcctagccgcgtcctcagagcatgcgcagaccagctggctggtgtgtttacagacatattcaatcaatccttatcccagcctgctgtgcccacatgcttcaagaaggccaccattgttcatgttcccaagaaagctaaggtaactgagctaaatgactagcaccccgtagcactcacctccgtcatcatgaagtgctttgagagactagtcaaggaccatatcacctccaccctacctgacacctagACCCACTCGAATTTGCTTACCgcaccaataggtccacagacaacgcaatcgcaatcacactgccctaacccatctggacaagaggaatacctatgtaagaatgttgttcatcgattacagctcagcatttaacaccatagtaccctccaaactcgtcattaagctcgagacccaccgccctgtgcaactgggacctcgacttcctgacgggccacccccaggcggtgagggtaggaaacatctccaccccgctgatcctcaacactgggtccccacaagggtgcgttctcagctctctcctgtactccctgttcacccatgactgcgtggccatgcactcctccaactcaatcatcaagtttgcagacgacactacagtggtaggcttgattaccaacaacgatgagacggcctacagggaggaggtgagggccctcggagtgtggtgtcaggaaaataacctcacactcaacatcaacaaaacaacctcaggaggctgaagaaatttggcttgtcaccaaaaacactcacaaacttttacagatgcacaatcgagagcatcctgtcgggctgtatcaccgcctggtacggcaactgctccgcccacaaccgtaaggctctccagagggtagtgaggtctgcacaacgcatcaccgggggcaaactacctgccctcatggacaactacaccacccgatgtcacagaaaggccaaaaagaccatcaaggacaacaaccacccgagccactgcctgttcaccccactatcatccagaaggcgaggtcagtacaggtgcatcaaagctgggactgaaaaacagcttctatctcaaggccatcagacttacACTGACTGAAGGCAGCAGGAAACATGCTTACCGTGTGAGTCTCTCTTTTgccccagctttcccttggtcattggctttTTGGCCCGAATCACTGACATCTctcctggaaaacatcagtgGAAAACATGTAATTTTCAAACAggacattgtaattaagaataggTCCATGTGTATGTAAAGTATAGACATACCTGTCAGATTTTCTTCATAAAAATTGCCTTCCTCTGATGATCCTGGGACATAACCATCTACACTGTTGCCAATGCTGGTTATTGAGTCATCAGTCTTGTATCCAAGCATAGCTTTGGTCAACTGTATtgaagaaaaaaattatattggaTAACTAGACAGATgacaaagtatttggacaccggcACATTTTGATTAGTTACGACTGTGCTCCTCTACTTGTTTATGTTATAATACTATGAATATGGGATGAAAGTGCACACTTGCCCATCTTTGATTTACAAAGCTGATTCACAAGAACTTACAGTATGTGCTGGTGTTGAATGACACTTTAACTTACGTATATACTGTCTGTTCTGATCAACGGTGGTGCATCATCCAACACATTGACTATCGACCCAgaagtactggcagcctcagaggtactggcagcctcagaggtactggcagcctcagaggtactggcagcctcggtGTCTGACATCTAAGGATACAATAAAATGATATTAGTCATGTGCAAATTAGGCAATAGGATATGATAACGATTCAACCATCCCCAGTATCCTCATTCTAAACAACTGACAAACCTGCGCTTCGGGATTTATCTTTTCCTTTTCAAATCTGGCCTCACAAGTTGaactatgcttctttagattttaCATGCGCCTTCTTAGCCTCTGCAGTGCCTTTGTAAAGGAAGACAAAAAGAATAGTTGAGACTTAATAGAATGACAAGATTGCTCGGCACACAACAGGGGATGGGCtgggggacaccaatgactgttatcattgactaatagaggtccAACAaacatctattacaatttctgtttttttaaactaCTTTCAAGGTAAAAAAGCAAGTATAAGCATAACATAAGCACATTATGCAAGTTCCTGCATGCAACTAAAGCTGAATCTGTTTTTATGGATGGACTAAAAGAGAATCAGTATGAGTGGTTTGGCTAAAGCAAGGCAAGCGTACTCTAAATACTAGGCAAATCAGAAAACATACCGCATTGGTTACTTTGTAGGTTCCTGGACTCTTATCTTCCATTATGTTTTAGATCTTAAAAAATCTGTGTAAGAAATAGGGATTTGGTTAAAGAATCTGCCAATAtatgtatgtattgtatgtatgtatttttCAAGACAGTGAATTGTCACAGTCCTACCAAAATTGACACTTTCCACAACCCTTATTCTTGTTGTGGTGTTTCACTCTtttatgtgcaaaaaaaaaaagaactagGAACCGCACCACGCCCCTCCCCCCACCCAAACTAATGTCCAtggttttcaataaaaaaaatctggtcACTTATTTCTTAATTAGTTTAACATATTTCTTATTTTCATCTGAATTATTTCAATGTAAAAAACGGTATTTGGGTAAGAAAGGGCTATAAAAAACGGGCGCAACTTCAATACATGAATTTAATGAGGGGGTTTAAATATTTTAACACACATACAGGCTTATAACTTGACAAAATAGATGAAAAGGAACTGGCttttcttgctagcttgttacacTATAGCAATATTATTTTCCAATGCATGTAACATTGTTAACCACAATCATGTATTCTGAATCAAAGACACGTTTACCAATTATGCTAAACTTATTAGCTAGCTTGCAACCATAGCtagcatattattattttttaactagcATGGGTAGCATGCTAACCGTTAGCTAGCACGCTAACCGTTAGCTAGCACGCTAACAGTTAGCTAGCACACTAACCGTTAGCAAGCCACAAATAACTATAAGGTAGAAACATGCAAAGTAACAATTGCGCATTAATGAATTGTTTGGATAAACCTGCCAATTTCAATCTGTCATGACGCAGTATATCTGACACAATGCGGCTTTCAGACATGTCAATGCATGTTGGATTCCACCGAAAGACATACATGACTGACAttaattcattaaaaataaaGACAACGAGAACATGCATTGCTTGTCAATACACCAAATACAATTTTAGCTAAAATATTGGTTAACAGTTTAGTTAATAGCTTACCTTCTTGCATGAATGCAAACATCTGcaaccatcctcctcttccttaaaACACGTGCTGCACAGCTACTTCAGTGGTGATCACGCTCAGGCAGGGACAGGCTTGCCAGGTCAATTTCAAATTTCTAGGAGTCTGCTCAAAACCAGACTTCAAAACCCACCTTCACTAGCACAATTTTAGCAGAATACAGGGAAAttaatgattttttaaaaatgccaTGTTGGTAACGTTGCAATATAGAAGTAGTATAACAACTTCCACCTAGCGACCAAAACCTTTCACCTGCCGCAAAGTTTTAAAAGTACATCAATAAACCACAAAATAGTGTACATGGCAACCTTGGGCAGAGATTTATGCTGCAACATGGGGGAGGGGGAACTGTGtatcttttattattattatatttttattaacaacaaatcaatacaggaagtacatatgggaacacaagtatatataaataatatacaaaggaCAGGGGAGGGGGGGGACTGTGTTGACCTATAAAACCTTTGATAGTTTGGTACTTTTGTGCACTTTGCAGTGGGGGAGGGGCAGGACCTCAAGCGGAAATTATGGCCAGTAGATATGCATAACAATGATTCCATCAGCCCAGATTTCTGAATATGTCTGCAATGTTATTACTGTTAGCCACATTTCCTTAGACAATTTGGGTTTGTAGCTTACACAATCAGTATCAGTGAGGTGTTAAGTGCAGCTACTTGAATGGTCTGTACATGAGAGATGGAGTGGTGGATATGTACATTTTTCACTGGGGAGACTTGCTGACACAAAAGTAGCTTATGGCAGGTTaatattcgatctagcaacctaacCCATCAGCAATCAGATGAATTACCTGCCCACAGACCACTCAAACAGCCTACTGATATTAACAACAGAGAGTTATGGGGAGGGAGGTATAATCAAAATGTCTGCTTAATGCTTTTGAGGGAGCAGCAGAAAAGTGTACCCAACCTGGGGTACAACTTGCTAGAATTGGTAgttgaagcagtagtagtagccatGCAATGGCAGTAGTGTTGTAGTTGAGTCACAAAAGTCAGAGTCAATTCACAAGACCCTATGGCTACTCTGAGTTGAGTCAAAGTCACCAATGTTGGAGTCAGGAGTCGAGTCACAAGTCCCTATGGCTGAAATCAGAGTCCCACTGTTTGGTCCAAGAGTTCAAGTCTAAGACAATGGGTCCATATTAACTTAATATTAAGTTATTAACCCAGTCAGATAGTGGCAGGAGGAATTTGATCAATCATTTTTCATATcccctttctttctgtgccaaCAAATGTTTATATGCTACAGGTCAACCagattgtcagctagctagctaattaggtaACATGTTGAACATGGTGTGGCTGCACAGCTTCTTCATATTTGATGTAGTCTAAATAGAAActgaaagacacagacagacagatacacctcTATAAACTATACTGATGTCAGATATTAGTGGCTAATGTGCACATtctgtggaggtcaactagatctgttaaaaggtctacagcaacaacaacacattttatgtttgtgttaGAGAGCACATAACATGCCTATCTGAATTTAACTTAATCATTTGAAATCACATATTTCAATGTTAAGCTTTGATTTGTAACATTAACTGTTTTTCAGTGCATAGTAGTCTACAAGAGTCTGTAGAACAGGTTCATATTAGTGGTACAGTTGAGTGAAAATTCCAGCCAGCAGTTGAAATTTTGATACATTGTATGACACACCCTACACTACAGCCAATCATTGAGCAgcctcccatccccctctcctttacCAGGTCATATGCTGTATATTAAGGCCACATATAAGTATTAATGAACAAACAGCTATAGACTGTACTGAAGTCAGATATTAGTGGCTAATGTTAACATTCTGTGGAGGTCAACTGCTCCTAGATCTGTTAAAAGGTCTACAGCAATAACaacacattttatgtttgtgttagagagcacataacatgcctatctgaatttaacttaatcatttgaaatcacaaatttcaatgttaagctttgatttgtaacatattaactgtttttcagtgcatagtagtctacaagagtctgtagaacaggttcatattagtggtacagttgagtgagaattccagccagcagttgaaatccacccacaaccacaaagtcatatacactgctcaaaaaaataaagggaacactaaaataacacatcctagatctgaatgaattaaatattcttattaaatactgttttctttacatagttaaatgtgctgacaacaaaatcacacaaaaatggtcaatggaaatcaaatttatcaacccatggaggtctggatttggagtcacactcaaaattaaagtggaaaaccacactacaggctgatccaactttgatgtaatgtccttaaaacaagtcaaaatgaggctcagcagtgtgtgtggcctccacgtgcctgtatgaccttcctacaacgcctgggcatgctcctgatgaggtggcggatggtctcctgagggatctcctcccagacctggactaaagcatccgccaactcctggacagtctgtggtgcaacgtggtgttggtagatggagcgagacatgatgtcccagatgtgctcaattggattcaggtctggggaacgggtgggccagtccatagcatcaatgccttcctcttgcaggaactgctgacacactccagccacatgaggtctagcattgtcttgcattaggaggaacccagggccaaccgcaccagcatatggtctcacaaggggtctgaggatctcatctcggtacctaatggcagtcaggctacctctggcgagcacatggagggctgtgcagccccccaaagaaatgccaccccacaccatgactgacccaccgccaaaccggtcatgctggaggatgttgcaggcagcagaacgttctccacggcgtctccagactctgtcacgtctgtcacatgtgctcagtgtgaacctgctttcatctgtgaagagcactgggcgccagtggcaaatttgccaatcttggtgttctctggcaaatgccaaacgtcctgcacggtgttgggctgtaagcacaacccccacctgtggacgtcgggccctcataccaccctcatggagtctgtttctgaccgtttgagcagacacatgcacatttgtggcctgctggaggtcattttgcagggctctggcagtgctcctcctactcctccttgcacaaaggcggaggtagcggtcctgctgctgggttgttgccctcctacggcctcctccacgtctcctgatgtactggcctgtctcctggtagcgcctccatgctctggacactacgctgacagacacagcaaacctccttgccacagctcgcattgatgtgccatcctggatgagctgcactacctgagccacttgtgtgggttgtagactccgtctcatgctaccactagagtgaaagcaccgccagcattcaaaagtgaacaaaacatcacccaggaagcataggaactgagaagtggtctgtggtcaccaccagcagaaccactcctttattgggggtgtcttgctaattgcctataatttccacctgttgtctattccatttgcacaacagcatgtgaaatttattgtcaatcagtgttgcttcctaagtggacagtttgatttcacagaagtgtgattgacttggagttacattgtgttgtttaagtgttccctttatttttttgagcagtgtatattaaggcCAAATATAAGTCTTAATGAAGAAACTGCTATAGACAATACTGAAGTAAGATATTAGTGGCTCATGTTAACATTATGTGGAGgtcaactgatcctagatctgtgactTTAAGTGCCTAAAGCCAActctaatatacagtaccagtcaaaagtttggacacacaaactcatttaagggtttttctttatttttactattttctacattgtagaataatagtgaaaacatcaaaactgagaataatacatatggaatcatgttgtaaccaaaaaagtgttaaacaactcaaaatatattttatatttgagattcttcaaaccctttgccttgatgacagctttgcacactcttggcattctctcacccagcttcacctggaatgcttttccagcagtcttgaaggagttctcacatatgctgagtacttgttggttgcttttccttcactctacggtccaactcatcccaaaccatctcaattgggttgaggtcggctgattgtgtaggccaggtcatctgatgcagcactccatcactctccttggtcaaatagcccttacacagcctggaggtgagttttgggtcattgtccttttgaaaaataaatgatatcccCACTAAGCGCAGacaagatgggatggtgtatcgctgcagaatgctgtggtagccatgctggttaagtgtgccttaaattctaaataaatctctgacagtgtcaccagcaaagcaccaccacacctccttctccatgcttcacggtgggaaccacacatgcatagataatccgttcacctgctctgcgtctcacaaagacacagttggac
Protein-coding regions in this window:
- the LOC120050025 gene encoding uncharacterized protein LOC120050025, with the translated sequence MSDTEAASTSEAASTSEAASTSEAASTSGSIVNVLDDAPPLIRTDSIYLTKAMLGYKTDDSITSIGNSVDGYVPGSSEEGNFYEENLTGEMSVIRAKKPMTKGKLGQKRDSHGEMSAIRAKQPMTKGKLGQRRGSHSAKGTKRFWSTIEVDAVEDSLMNFIRMGKTPGKQDCEKCIAASGQALVNRDWRAVKFYVHNKIVADQR